The following proteins come from a genomic window of Actinomarinicola tropica:
- a CDS encoding SRPBCC family protein produces the protein MARYRCTIETPLSVEDAFDYMARFSHASEWDPSVVRAEMVTDEPVGEGSEFEVVVRSLGREMPFRYRVTEHDRPRRVVLRAERGSIVSEDTVTVTALSVGGSAVTYDAELRLSGPARILDPLLGLLFQGIGRKAESGLRRELGKDRS, from the coding sequence ATGGCCCGCTACCGCTGCACCATCGAGACCCCGCTGTCCGTCGAGGATGCCTTCGACTACATGGCCCGCTTCTCGCACGCGAGCGAGTGGGACCCGAGCGTCGTGCGCGCCGAGATGGTCACCGACGAGCCCGTCGGTGAGGGGTCCGAGTTCGAGGTGGTCGTCCGCTCGCTGGGTCGGGAGATGCCCTTCCGGTACCGGGTGACCGAGCACGACCGTCCTCGGCGGGTGGTGCTGCGGGCGGAGCGCGGCTCGATCGTGTCGGAGGACACGGTCACGGTGACGGCGCTCTCTGTCGGGGGGAGCGCCGTCACCTACGACGCCGAGCTGCGGCTCTCGGGTCCCGCTCGGATCCTCGACCCGCTGCTCGGCCTGCTGTTCCAGGGCATCGGTCGCAAGGCCGAGTCCGGCTTGCGCCGGGAGCTGGGGAAGGACCGCTCGTGA
- a CDS encoding fasciclin domain-containing protein, with protein sequence MNRRTMRLSAGVVAAALLLAACGDDDGDDASDAPATEQTESTEATETTEEMSESTDEDMSDDEMAGDDIVDTAVAAGSFETLVTAVQAAGLEETLRGEGPFTVFAPTDDAFAALPEGTLDTLLEDPEGDLADILTYHVVEGEVLAADVVELDGQEVTTVNGATFTVNVGDDGSVSLTDAAGNTVNVVQTDIETSNGVIHVLDGVLLPG encoded by the coding sequence ATGAACCGACGCACGATGCGCCTCTCCGCCGGCGTGGTCGCCGCCGCCCTGCTGCTCGCCGCCTGCGGCGACGACGACGGCGACGACGCGTCCGACGCGCCTGCCACCGAGCAGACCGAGTCCACCGAGGCGACCGAGACCACCGAGGAGATGTCCGAGTCCACCGACGAGGACATGTCCGACGACGAGATGGCGGGCGACGACATCGTCGACACCGCCGTCGCCGCCGGCAGCTTCGAGACCCTCGTGACCGCCGTCCAGGCCGCCGGCCTGGAGGAGACCCTCCGCGGCGAGGGCCCGTTCACGGTCTTCGCCCCGACCGACGACGCCTTCGCCGCCCTCCCCGAGGGCACGCTCGACACCCTCCTCGAGGATCCCGAGGGTGACCTCGCCGACATCCTGACCTACCACGTGGTCGAGGGCGAGGTCCTCGCCGCCGACGTCGTCGAGCTCGACGGCCAGGAGGTCACCACGGTCAACGGTGCGACGTTCACCGTCAACGTCGGCGACGACGGCTCGGTCAGCCTGACCGACGCCGCCGGCAACACCGTCAACGTCGTCCAGACCGACATCGAGACGAGCAACGGCGTCATCCACGTCCTCGACGGCGTGCTGCTGCCGGGCTGA
- a CDS encoding phosphotransferase, whose translation MTSRRTSGTGSTTTRGWDGLVAWGPGQVLAKLGGDHHHDVRLVELDGRRRVARLGTHGDAALEWELDLLEQLHAAGVNVARPIRTADGRRRVGPLVVFEEVEGPPPTTRRDWDDVASALRWLHRITADWPQRPGRRTSVELARGGTSDDLTATPLPPRILDRCRGAWGRLDERDLAVVLGEVRADVIRMTPRGPVFLDWTGARVDDPALDLAGLPEDASPLDRRRRWSASQALAAWTVARSWSVDLGHARQALDTIRWP comes from the coding sequence GTGACGTCACGGCGGACATCGGGCACCGGCAGCACCACCACGCGGGGGTGGGACGGGCTGGTCGCGTGGGGGCCGGGCCAGGTCCTCGCCAAGCTCGGCGGCGACCACCACCACGACGTACGCCTGGTCGAGCTCGACGGCCGCCGCCGCGTGGCGCGACTGGGCACGCACGGCGATGCCGCGCTCGAGTGGGAGCTCGACCTCCTCGAGCAGCTCCACGCCGCCGGCGTCAACGTCGCCCGGCCGATCCGCACAGCGGACGGCCGCCGGCGGGTGGGACCGCTCGTCGTGTTCGAGGAGGTCGAGGGACCACCGCCGACCACCCGCAGGGACTGGGACGACGTCGCCTCGGCGCTGCGCTGGCTCCACCGGATCACCGCCGACTGGCCCCAGCGGCCGGGCCGACGCACCTCCGTCGAGCTGGCGCGCGGCGGCACCTCCGACGACCTCACGGCCACGCCGCTCCCACCCCGGATCCTCGACAGGTGCCGCGGCGCGTGGGGCCGGCTCGACGAGCGGGATCTGGCGGTGGTGCTCGGCGAGGTGCGTGCCGACGTCATCCGGATGACCCCGAGGGGACCGGTCTTCCTCGACTGGACCGGTGCGCGCGTCGACGACCCTGCGCTCGACCTCGCCGGGCTGCCCGAGGACGCGTCACCGCTCGATCGCCGCCGCCGGTGGTCGGCGTCCCAGGCCCTGGCGGCCTGGACGGTGGCCCGCAGCTGGAGCGTCGACCTCGGCCACGCACGGCAGGCGCTCGACACCATCCGCTGGCCCTGA
- a CDS encoding ABC-F family ATP-binding cassette domain-containing protein translates to MIQVRDLAVEVGGKTLAEGISFDVRAKDKVGLVGRNGAGKTSLFKTLGGALPPKSGTVKITGGVGYLSQDPRVDDVPPDTPGLTHVLSGRGLDEAMVRLEKARLRIEENPSEDNVARFSRLQERFEMEGGYAAESEVRRIASGLGLEDDRLDLPIGVLSGGQRRRVELARILFAGSDVLLLDEPTNHLDADAKDWLLGFLRSYQGALLVISHDLDLLDEAITRVIHLDREGEEALGEVVEYKGTYSQYLVAREKDEERLAKLADRQEAEIRRLATLADSMRGQTAKRARQAKSLDTRVSKLEEKKVEGPQKRRTMQVRFPEPPHAGRTVVEVDGLAKSYGDLTVFVDVEFDLGRGERILVMGLNGAGKTSLLRILAGETQADLGTVRWGHNVSVGYYAQEHEGIDAGRSLLDHMREQAGLDDEELRRLMGMFGLSGDKAHQDAGTLSGGEKTKLALAQLVAGRHNLLLLDEPTNNLDPGSRTATANALADWPGTMIIVSHDAEFVRELQPDRVLMMPEAQLDYWSDDLLELVELS, encoded by the coding sequence GTGATCCAGGTCCGGGACCTCGCCGTCGAGGTGGGAGGCAAGACGCTCGCGGAGGGCATCTCCTTCGACGTGCGCGCCAAGGACAAGGTCGGCCTGGTGGGGCGCAACGGGGCGGGCAAGACCAGCCTGTTCAAGACCCTCGGCGGTGCGCTGCCCCCGAAGTCCGGCACGGTGAAGATCACCGGCGGCGTCGGCTACCTCTCCCAGGATCCGCGCGTCGACGACGTCCCGCCCGACACGCCGGGGCTCACCCACGTGCTGTCGGGCCGGGGCCTCGACGAGGCGATGGTGCGCCTCGAGAAGGCCCGCCTGCGCATCGAGGAGAACCCGAGCGAGGACAACGTCGCCCGCTTCAGCCGCCTCCAGGAGCGCTTCGAGATGGAGGGCGGGTACGCCGCCGAGTCCGAGGTGCGACGCATCGCCAGCGGCCTCGGCCTCGAGGACGACCGGCTCGACCTCCCCATCGGCGTCCTGTCGGGCGGCCAGCGTCGCCGCGTCGAGCTGGCGCGCATCCTGTTCGCCGGCAGCGACGTCCTCCTGCTCGACGAGCCCACCAACCACCTCGACGCCGACGCCAAGGACTGGCTGCTCGGCTTCCTGCGGTCCTACCAGGGCGCGCTGCTCGTCATCAGCCACGACCTCGACCTCCTCGACGAGGCGATCACCCGCGTGATCCACCTCGACCGGGAGGGCGAGGAGGCGCTGGGCGAGGTCGTCGAGTACAAGGGCACCTACTCGCAGTACCTGGTCGCCCGGGAGAAGGACGAGGAGCGGCTGGCCAAGCTGGCCGACCGCCAGGAGGCCGAGATCCGCCGCCTCGCCACGCTCGCCGACTCCATGCGGGGCCAGACGGCGAAGCGGGCGCGCCAGGCCAAGTCGCTCGACACCCGGGTCTCCAAGCTCGAGGAGAAGAAGGTCGAGGGACCGCAGAAGCGGCGCACGATGCAGGTCCGCTTCCCGGAGCCGCCTCACGCCGGCCGCACGGTCGTCGAGGTCGACGGCCTGGCCAAGTCCTACGGCGACCTCACCGTCTTCGTCGACGTCGAGTTCGACCTCGGTCGGGGCGAGCGCATCCTCGTCATGGGCCTGAACGGCGCGGGCAAGACCAGCCTCCTGCGCATCCTCGCCGGCGAGACCCAGGCCGACCTCGGCACCGTCCGCTGGGGCCACAACGTCTCGGTCGGCTACTACGCGCAGGAGCACGAGGGCATCGACGCCGGCCGGTCCCTCCTCGACCACATGCGGGAGCAGGCCGGGCTCGACGACGAGGAGCTGCGCCGGCTGATGGGCATGTTCGGCCTGTCCGGCGACAAGGCCCACCAGGACGCCGGCACCCTGTCCGGCGGCGAGAAGACGAAGCTGGCGCTGGCGCAGCTGGTCGCGGGCCGCCACAACCTGCTGCTGCTCGACGAGCCGACGAACAACCTCGACCCCGGGTCGCGCACCGCGACGGCCAACGCGCTCGCCGACTGGCCGGGGACGATGATCATCGTCAGCCACGACGCCGAGTTCGTGCGCGAGCTCCAGCCCGACCGGGTGCTGATGATGCCCGAGGCGCAGCTCGACTATTGGAGCGACGACCTGCTGGAGCTCGTCGAGCTCTCCTGA
- a CDS encoding NAD(P)/FAD-dependent oxidoreductase, translating into MRIAIVGTGISGLVAAHHLRRRHDITVFEAADRIGGHTNTVDVEIADGRFSVDTGFIVCNERTYPHFLALLDELGVATQPSDMSFSVSDERSGIEYRATNVNSVFAQRRNLLRPGFQRMVVDILRFNRGLRRDLDAGRLDPDESLADHLASGRYSSQFVERFLVPFGASIWSADPTTFLEFPTATYARFMSNHGLLDLVGRPTWRTVVGGSSTYVRALTAPFSDRIRTSTPVHKLVRDRVAGEVEVVTDAGAERFDRVVVATHSDQALRLLGDPSEREQEILGAIRYQPNVATLHTDARMLPRNHRARASWNFHVADGGGERATLTYWMNLLQSLPTETPLLVTLNRSDEISPETVLYETEYDHPVYDAPAIRAQARRDEIQGVDGTYYAGAYWSYGFHEDGVRSGLDVVRAIEGRV; encoded by the coding sequence GTGAGGATCGCCATCGTCGGCACCGGCATCTCCGGCCTCGTCGCCGCCCACCACCTCCGCCGGCGCCACGACATCACCGTCTTCGAGGCTGCCGATCGCATCGGCGGGCACACCAACACCGTCGACGTCGAGATCGCCGACGGGCGGTTCAGCGTCGACACCGGCTTCATCGTCTGCAACGAGCGCACCTATCCGCACTTCCTCGCCCTGCTCGACGAGCTCGGTGTGGCCACCCAGCCGAGCGACATGAGCTTCTCGGTGAGCGACGAGAGGTCGGGGATCGAGTACCGGGCGACCAACGTCAACAGCGTGTTCGCCCAGCGTCGGAACCTGCTGCGCCCCGGCTTCCAGCGGATGGTCGTCGACATCCTCCGCTTCAACCGCGGTCTGCGCCGGGACCTCGACGCCGGGCGCCTCGACCCCGACGAGTCGCTTGCCGACCACCTGGCGTCGGGGCGCTACTCCTCGCAGTTCGTCGAACGGTTCCTCGTCCCGTTCGGCGCGTCGATCTGGTCGGCCGACCCGACGACCTTCCTCGAGTTCCCGACCGCCACCTACGCCCGGTTCATGTCGAACCACGGCCTCCTCGACCTGGTCGGCCGCCCGACGTGGCGCACCGTCGTGGGCGGGTCGAGCACCTACGTGCGCGCGCTGACCGCACCGTTCTCCGACCGCATCCGCACCTCCACGCCGGTGCACAAGCTGGTGCGCGACCGGGTGGCGGGGGAGGTCGAGGTCGTCACCGACGCGGGAGCCGAGCGCTTCGACCGGGTCGTCGTCGCCACCCACAGCGACCAGGCGCTGCGCCTCCTCGGCGACCCGAGCGAGCGCGAGCAGGAGATCCTCGGGGCGATCCGCTACCAGCCGAACGTCGCCACCCTGCACACCGACGCCCGGATGCTGCCCCGCAACCACCGGGCCCGAGCGTCGTGGAACTTCCACGTCGCCGACGGCGGGGGAGAGCGGGCCACCCTGACCTACTGGATGAACCTCCTCCAGTCGCTCCCCACCGAGACGCCGCTGCTCGTCACCCTCAACCGCTCCGACGAGATCAGCCCCGAGACCGTCCTCTACGAGACCGAGTACGACCACCCGGTCTACGACGCGCCCGCCATCCGGGCCCAGGCGCGCCGGGACGAGATCCAGGGGGTGGACGGCACCTACTACGCCGGGGCCTACTGGAGCTACGGGTTCCACGAGGACGGCGTGCGGTCCGGGCTCGACGTCGTCCGTGCGATCGAGGGGCGGGTGTGA
- a CDS encoding AMP-binding protein, with protein MKVALSIKDFLDRGEGVYRDRTALVDEPDQPAPSLGSLTFADLGRRARGFAAGLDEMGVGTGERVAVVSQNAARLVTAMYGAAGYGRTLVPINFRLSAADVDYIVGHCGASVLLVDPELDEPLADVTAAHRLVIGDASDEVLFRADGDPRPWEPDEDATAFINYTSGTTARPKGVQLTHRNSWLNATTFGWQAGVSDRDVYLHTLPMFHVNGWGMPFATTGMGVTQVVLRKVDGAEILRRVDEHGVTLLCGAPAVVAAVLDAAAQWDGPVPGRDRVRMVVAGAPPPTRTIERVMSELGWEFIQIYGLTETSPLLTMNRMRAEWDELDAAGRAGKLVRAGAPALGVQLRISPQGEVLARSNHCLDGYWEQPEATDAAIVDGWFHTGDGGYLDDDGYLTISDRKKDVIISGGENVSSVEVEDALFSHPAVAEVAVIGVPDEKWGETVKALVVLAAGQEVGEGELIDHCRERLAHYKCPTSVEFRDELARTATGKLQKFKLRAPYWEGRERQVN; from the coding sequence ATGAAGGTCGCGCTGAGCATCAAGGACTTCCTCGACCGTGGGGAGGGCGTCTACCGCGACCGCACCGCCCTGGTCGACGAGCCGGACCAGCCCGCGCCGTCGCTCGGGTCGCTCACCTTCGCCGACCTCGGTCGCCGGGCGCGCGGGTTCGCCGCCGGGCTCGACGAGATGGGCGTCGGCACCGGCGAGCGCGTGGCCGTGGTGTCCCAGAACGCCGCTCGACTCGTCACCGCGATGTACGGGGCGGCGGGCTACGGGCGCACGCTCGTCCCCATCAACTTCCGGCTGAGCGCGGCCGACGTCGACTACATCGTCGGCCACTGCGGGGCCTCGGTCCTGCTCGTCGACCCCGAGCTCGACGAGCCCCTCGCGGATGTCACCGCGGCCCACCGACTCGTGATCGGCGACGCCTCCGACGAGGTGCTCTTCCGTGCCGACGGCGACCCGCGCCCGTGGGAGCCGGACGAGGACGCCACGGCGTTCATCAACTACACGAGCGGCACGACGGCCCGGCCGAAGGGCGTCCAGCTCACCCACCGCAACAGCTGGCTGAACGCGACGACGTTCGGCTGGCAGGCCGGGGTCTCCGACCGCGACGTCTACCTCCACACCCTGCCGATGTTCCACGTCAACGGGTGGGGCATGCCGTTCGCCACCACCGGGATGGGCGTCACCCAGGTCGTCCTGCGGAAGGTCGACGGGGCCGAGATCCTCCGGCGCGTCGACGAGCACGGCGTCACCCTCCTCTGCGGCGCGCCGGCGGTGGTCGCCGCGGTGCTCGACGCCGCGGCTCAGTGGGACGGGCCCGTCCCCGGCCGCGACCGGGTGCGCATGGTCGTCGCCGGAGCGCCCCCGCCCACGCGCACCATCGAGCGGGTGATGAGCGAGCTCGGATGGGAGTTCATCCAGATCTACGGCCTGACCGAGACGTCACCCCTGCTCACGATGAACCGGATGCGTGCCGAGTGGGACGAGCTCGACGCCGCCGGACGCGCCGGCAAGCTCGTCCGCGCCGGGGCGCCTGCGCTCGGCGTGCAGCTGCGCATCAGCCCGCAGGGCGAGGTGCTCGCCCGGTCGAACCACTGCCTCGACGGCTACTGGGAGCAGCCGGAGGCCACCGACGCGGCGATCGTCGACGGCTGGTTCCACACCGGCGACGGCGGCTACCTCGACGACGACGGCTACCTCACGATCTCCGACCGCAAGAAGGACGTCATCATCTCCGGCGGCGAGAACGTCTCGTCGGTCGAGGTCGAGGACGCGCTGTTCTCCCATCCCGCGGTGGCCGAGGTGGCCGTCATCGGCGTCCCCGACGAGAAGTGGGGCGAGACGGTGAAGGCCCTGGTCGTGCTGGCCGCCGGCCAGGAGGTGGGCGAGGGGGAGCTCATCGATCACTGCCGCGAGCGGCTCGCCCACTACAAGTGCCCCACCTCGGTCGAGTTCCGTGACGAGCTGGCCCGCACCGCCACCGGCAAGCTCCAGAAGTTCAAGCTGCGCGCCCCCTACTGGGAGGGCCGGGAGCGCCAGGTCAACTGA
- a CDS encoding SDR family NAD(P)-dependent oxidoreductase has protein sequence MTSGPTPVARVLDAVLEGAVVPSFTRLGPAVRSRLFDWDDPPPGALDDAVAVVTGATSGIGEALASGLARAGATVHAVGRDAAKLESVARRIRDEVPGADVVEQHADLGRLDDVRALAERLDRATDRIAVLAHVAGALVHDLQRTDDDIELTFQVHVVAPHLLTSALLPRLTAGGGRVVTMSSGGMYTQPLDVDALVDPPQPFDGTRAYARAKRAQVVLNAEWARRHPEAGVAFHAMHPGWVDTPGLTSGLPGFARVLRPALRTPASGADTALWLAWTPDAPAPGGDFWLDRRRRHTVVLPWTRADGREVDRLWFTVEDLAGRTS, from the coding sequence GTGACGAGCGGCCCCACCCCGGTCGCTCGCGTCCTCGACGCCGTGCTCGAGGGTGCCGTGGTCCCCAGCTTCACCCGACTCGGTCCGGCGGTGCGCTCCCGGCTCTTCGACTGGGACGACCCGCCGCCCGGTGCGCTGGACGACGCCGTCGCGGTCGTCACCGGCGCGACGTCGGGCATCGGCGAAGCGCTGGCCTCCGGCCTCGCCCGTGCCGGCGCCACCGTGCACGCCGTCGGCCGCGACGCCGCCAAGCTCGAGAGCGTCGCCCGGCGCATCCGGGACGAGGTGCCCGGCGCCGATGTGGTCGAGCAGCACGCCGACCTCGGTCGGCTCGACGACGTGCGGGCGTTGGCCGAACGGCTCGACCGGGCCACCGACCGGATCGCCGTCCTGGCCCACGTCGCCGGGGCCCTCGTCCACGACCTCCAGCGCACCGACGACGACATCGAGCTGACCTTCCAGGTCCACGTCGTCGCCCCGCACCTGCTGACCTCGGCGCTCCTGCCGCGCCTCACCGCGGGCGGCGGCCGGGTCGTCACCATGTCCTCGGGCGGGATGTACACGCAGCCGCTCGACGTCGACGCCCTGGTCGATCCGCCCCAGCCCTTCGACGGGACCCGCGCCTACGCCCGGGCCAAGCGCGCGCAGGTGGTGCTCAACGCCGAGTGGGCCCGTCGCCACCCCGAGGCCGGCGTCGCGTTCCACGCCATGCACCCCGGCTGGGTCGACACCCCCGGTCTCACCTCGGGGCTCCCCGGCTTCGCCCGGGTCCTCCGGCCGGCGCTGCGCACCCCCGCGTCCGGAGCTGACACCGCGCTGTGGCTGGCGTGGACGCCGGACGCGCCGGCCCCCGGTGGCGACTTCTGGCTCGACCGTCGCCGGCGCCACACCGTGGTGCTCCCGTGGACGCGGGCCGACGGCCGCGAGGTCGACCGGCTGTGGTTCACCGTCGAGGACCTGGCGGGGAGGACGTCGTGA
- a CDS encoding RNA polymerase sigma factor produces MVAADEDSRDADDAAIAAAWASGDGTALRQAFEQFGTLVFTYCMRSLGDRDAAADCSQEVFISAWRSRDRFDPSKGTLAGWLMGIARYRVVDAHRRRSSTPTPDVDVTDAKGDAVEDAHPDQLADQLLVQRALETLSPRARQVVELAFWSDMTHTEIAERLDLPLGTVKSDVRRALQRLRPHLEGGGTDV; encoded by the coding sequence GTGGTCGCCGCAGACGAGGACAGCCGCGACGCGGACGATGCCGCGATCGCCGCGGCCTGGGCGTCGGGGGACGGGACGGCCCTGCGGCAGGCGTTCGAGCAGTTCGGCACGCTCGTCTTCACCTACTGCATGCGCTCCCTCGGCGATCGCGATGCGGCGGCCGATTGCTCCCAGGAGGTGTTCATCAGCGCGTGGCGGTCGCGGGACCGCTTCGACCCGTCGAAGGGCACGCTGGCCGGCTGGCTGATGGGCATCGCCCGCTACCGGGTGGTCGATGCCCACCGCCGTCGGTCCTCCACCCCCACCCCGGACGTCGACGTGACCGACGCCAAGGGTGACGCCGTCGAGGACGCCCACCCCGACCAGCTGGCCGACCAGCTCCTCGTGCAGCGGGCGCTCGAGACGCTCTCGCCCCGAGCGCGCCAGGTCGTCGAGCTGGCGTTCTGGTCCGATATGACCCACACCGAGATCGCGGAGCGCCTCGACCTGCCGCTCGGCACCGTCAAGAGCGACGTCCGCCGTGCCCTGCAACGACTACGCCCCCACCTGGAAGGAGGTGGAACCGATGTCTGA
- a CDS encoding anti-sigma factor: protein MSDHHEIDDELAELRALGRRAGSEPVGWEAPPADLWARIAAEAGVDAGVDQPSHADDRTVEPEDDDGPLATGGPGTVVPLRPARRQPLFLAAAAALVLLAGVAAVALMSDREPEQTVLASSELDLLPGDAEGRAELVEVDGRLRLKVDLEGVDADDGFLEVWVIDPDVTQLISLGPVRDDGTYDLPATIDPEAFPIVDVSIEPLDGDPTHSGNSVLRGQLSF from the coding sequence ATGTCTGATCACCACGAGATCGACGACGAGCTCGCCGAGCTGCGCGCCCTCGGGCGCCGCGCCGGCTCCGAGCCCGTCGGGTGGGAGGCGCCCCCTGCCGACCTCTGGGCCCGGATCGCCGCCGAGGCCGGCGTCGATGCTGGCGTCGACCAGCCGTCGCACGCCGACGACCGGACCGTGGAACCCGAGGACGACGACGGGCCGCTGGCCACCGGCGGGCCGGGCACGGTCGTGCCGCTGCGTCCGGCGCGCCGCCAGCCGCTGTTCCTCGCCGCGGCCGCCGCGCTCGTGCTGCTCGCCGGTGTGGCAGCCGTCGCCCTGATGTCCGACCGGGAGCCGGAGCAGACGGTGCTCGCGAGCAGCGAGCTGGACCTGCTCCCGGGCGACGCCGAGGGCCGTGCCGAGCTCGTCGAGGTCGACGGCCGGCTCCGCCTGAAGGTCGACCTGGAGGGCGTGGACGCCGACGACGGCTTCCTCGAGGTCTGGGTCATCGACCCCGACGTCACCCAGCTCATCTCCCTCGGCCCCGTCCGCGACGACGGCACCTACGACCTCCCGGCCACCATCGACCCGGAGGCGTTCCCCATCGTCGACGTGTCGATCGAGCCCCTCGACGGGGACCCCACACACTCCGGCAACAGCGTCCTGCGGGGTCAGCTCAGCTTCTGA